A genomic segment from Triticum dicoccoides isolate Atlit2015 ecotype Zavitan chromosome 1A, WEW_v2.0, whole genome shotgun sequence encodes:
- the LOC119277893 gene encoding E3 ubiquitin-protein ligase RLIM-like: protein MGSGTSKAASPAPAPAGGEAKARNGKPRGRSLMRLPSYSCFRGFTPESDPSSSLPAPPPLGVESSKGGETPSLAHIGISDNDAPSAPKLNPSEGRTTPSSDTDRDQGDDVLQNVTATRTAVDDDQSPNPSDRPHPCFGVNFGLSRAVSLGSSVACSIMSTGLSSSANPSIGNVDHPSDASIPQQGGASTSGIYSSLDMLRDSVTTQARAAHQARRNLLESEDANLRHSHRRMGPQEPSEGSVRFSRTLSVGRLRDRVLRRTPFSDSLFTSSLYDRPVWTAGNASARQDSSVMQRTNSDRGSEPQSEPSTNSTYNSGSATLREASNRDLLERRSAFLERRRRIRSQVRALQRLGSRFENLSGHERSCILSGQHRTGNCNCRASSRPGNPDEESGTRASISRIVMLAEALFEVLDEIHQQSAALSSRTSLPSIGSVPAPKEIVESLPVKVYRKPLKHQTDEAAQCYICLVEYEEGDCVRILPCNHEFHLTCVDKWLKEIHRVCPLCRGDVCRSDSSSIGKFS from the exons ATGGGATCTGGGACCAGCAAGGCCgcttcgccggcgccggcgccggccggCGGCGAGGCCAAGGCGCGGAATGGGAAGCCGAGGGGGAGGAGCCTGATGCGCCTGCCCAGCTACTCCTGCTTCCGGGGCTTCACGCCCGAGTCTGACCCTTCTTCTTCgctgccggcgccgccgccgctagGGGTCGAG TCAAGCAAGGGAGGGGAGACGCCTTCACTCGCTCACATTGGCATATCAGATAATGATGCTCCATCAGCTCCTAAACTGAATCCAAGTGAAGGCAGAACGACGCCTTCATCAGATACCGACAGAGATCAAGGTGATGATGTATTGCAGAATGTCACTGCTACCAGGACTGCAGTCGACGACGACCAATCGCCAAATCCTTCTGACCGGCCGCATCCATGCTTTGGTGTCAACTTTGGGTTGAGTAGAGCCGTCAGCTTGGGATCATCAGTGGCATGCTCCATTATGTCAACCGGCCTCTCCTCTTCAGCTAATCCTAGTATTGGAAATGTGGACCATCCTTCCGATGCAAGCATCCCTCAACAAGGTGGTGCATCAACTTCTGGGATTTATTCAAGTCTGGATATGCTAAGGGATAGCGTCACAACACAAGCTAGAGCCGCTCATCAGGCTAGGAGAAATTTGCTGGAATCTGAAGATGCTAACTTGAGGCATTCGCACAGAAGGATGGGACCCCAGGAACCTTCTGAAGGCAGTGTCCGGTTTAGCCGGACACTTAGTGTTGGAAGACTTCGTGACAGGGTCCTCAGGAGGACTCCATTCTCAGATAGTTTATTCACCTCTTCACTTTATGATAGACCAGTGTGGACAGCAGGAAATGCCAGTGCGAGGCAAGATTCATCTGTGATGCAACGGACTAATTCAGACAGAGGTTCCGAACCGCAATCAGAACCTTCAACTAACAGCACGTACAATTCTGGCTCTGCAACTCTAAGAGAGGCCAGTAATCGGGATCTTCTTGAGCGGAGATCAGCTTTTCTTGAAAGGAGGAGGAGGATACGATCTCAG GTCCGAGCTCTCCAAAGGTTGGGCAGCAGGTTTGAAAATTTATCAGGTCATGAGAGATCATGCATTCTATCTGGTCAACATAGAACAGGAAATTGCAACTGCAGGGCAAGCAGTCGACCAGGTAATCCTGATGAAGAATCCGGCACAAGGGCTAGCATATCAAGAATTGTTATGCTAGCAGAAGCACTCTTTGAG GTCTTGGATGAAATCCACCAACAGTCTGCTGCTTTATCCTCAAGGACATCATTACCTTCAATTGGATCCGTTCCTGCTCCAAAGGAGATCGTCGAGAGTCTTCCTGTCAAGGTGTACAGAAAGCCGTTGAAACACCAAACTGATGAGGCTGCACA ATGCTACATTTGCCTTGTCGAATATGAAGAAGGAGACTGTGTTCGCATACTTCCATGCAATCACGAATTTCATCTAACATGTGTAGATAAGTGGCTGAAAGAGATTCACAG GGTTTGTCCACTCTGTCGTGGCGATGTCTGCCGATCGGATTCGTCGAGCATAGGGAAATTCAGCTGA